The genomic interval TATTATACGCAAGACGTGCATGAATGATACAATTGTTTATTGTGTAAAAGCGAATTTGTTTTTTCcagttattttgaataaaattacatCTTCAAATTAATGTTAATGATTCAAATTTATAACAGTTCCAAAATTACTGCCAGAAACCTAGAAACAACATATGCCCATTCTGCCCCATATGGCCATCTTGCTCCTTGTTCCCCTATACATTTTCTGTTAAGTTCTCAGATTACTGATACAAAAACCGGGTTATTGAAAGGAAAGAAAAAGCAAAGCGGACTGTGTCACATTTCTGATTACTCATGCTGAGACGatgttttcatacaaattttgcaGAATCGAGTTGGAATAAAGTTGGTAAATGCTTCGTGAAATAACTGTGACTTTCTGTCCCAAAAATGCTTACCCAGCAGTAGCACCGAAAATAAACACACTTTCTGTTACTTTTATATTCCAATTATTACGCACTAGTGCGTAGTTTTAACCCCTCATTTAATAATGGATTAATCATCTTTGGCTTATCAATAAGTGCGACACAATGCATTACAACAAACATTGCATAACAGTAATCATAGGAACCAcaattctctctcttttttgaGAGATAATGATCGTACACACCCACCATCAGCTAGGTAAAACGAGAACGTGCTATAAATGTTGCATACCCGATACGCCAGTAGAAGCGCAATAAAAACATCTGTGTTTTCCCCACATCGAAGTGTGAATCAACGTTTCTCATGCCGCTTTTGGATAGCTTGAAGAAATTTGCATATCTGGCAAAATCTCACCCCAACAGACGGTACTTCGGTAGCCAAATGAATATTATTAAAGAATAGCATACGATTTCCAGACAAGAATGATAACATCGCCACATAGCTTGCCTGTGTTCGGCGAATATTTGCAGTATGCATTACTACAGgtcccaaaaaaatacagtTTGCAAAGTTCCTaactaaatataaaaaataagaagaTAAGATTAGCGTGAGGGTAATATATAAATTCGCCAGCTAAATTCGGCAATCAGTCAAACATCGACTATCGCTTAGAACCATTTTCAACGAACATTCCAAAAAACACGCGACAATGAATACCAGTGCAGTGAGAATTCTGTTGCAAAGAACACTAGTGCAAAATGTTACAAAAGTGAACAGATACAGTGTCCTAGCGAAGCAGCTTCCGGCTGTTAGCAATGTAGCCGGGACCGGTAAGTTTAGAGCCTAGTTTTGTGCCGTGCCTATGTACTAAAAATCCTTGGTCCAGGCTTGCGGTACTGCTCGGCCGGTAAGAACCGATACGACAAAAATTGCGTCGACAAGAGCCTTCATGCCACGTACGATGAGATTGCTAATCTACATAATCACCCCGAGAAACTGCTGATCGATGTTCGCGATGCTGCGGAAATCGCTGCCACCGGGTCCATTCCGACCAGCCGGTAAGGTTCTGAGTTGCAAATCACTGATATAAAGATTAATATtcgaaacatttgtttttccaGTCACATGCATTACCGACCAGCTTAAACTAAGTTCGGATGCTTTTAAGGCCTTGTACGGCTGCAAGAAGCCGACCACCAACGATGCGCTGATATTCACATGCTGCGTGGGTACTCGCTCTGGCATAGCAGCCTTTTTGGCGGATAAGCTGGGATATAAGAAGTATTACCGAAAATATTATCACCCAGGTACGATGTTTATTCGTTAATCTCTTTTTGTTTTCAGTGTTAAAAATTATGTCGGATCCTGGCAAGAGTATGCCCAGAAAAACAACCTGACCCCTGGACCGGCTAAAATTTAACCAGAATTCGATTTCAGCTTTGCCGCTTTATTCTAGATGCGTATTACATACAATAAAATCATGTAATCTACTACAAGTTACATaaactattattattatcaaaAGTTATATCTGAAATTCGCACATTCAAACCAACATGAACGAAGCCGGAACGCGGGAAAAAGAACTAATCGCGATGACttgcatttttcgtttttcgttttaACTACTACTATACTACTACTACT from Wyeomyia smithii strain HCP4-BCI-WySm-NY-G18 unplaced genomic scaffold, ASM2978416v1 HiC_scaffold_26, whole genome shotgun sequence carries:
- the LOC129733748 gene encoding rhodanese domain-containing protein CG4456-like, producing the protein MNTSAVRILLQRTLVQNVTKVNRYSVLAKQLPAVSNVAGTGLRYCSAGKNRYDKNCVDKSLHATYDEIANLHNHPEKLLIDVRDAAEIAATGSIPTITCITDQLKLSSDAFKALYGCKKPTTNDALIFTCCVGTRSGIAAFLADKLGYKNVKNYVGSWQEYAQKNNLTPGPAKI